The nucleotide sequence TGAGCTCGAGGCCGGCGGCGACCTCGTCGAGACGGTCCTGCTCCTTCGGGCCGACGAACAGCCGCGTCTCGAACTGCCCCCGCTCGTCCGGTGCAACGGTCCGCCACGGCGAGCTCATGCCGAGGATGTACTCGCCGTTGTTGACGCGGGTGTAGTAGCGCAGGGTTTCATCCCGCGGCGGAATCACCGCCGCCAGGAAGTAATGCTGAATGAACGCCGCCCAGCCGTTGCTGATGTCCCGCGACAGATCCTCGGAGGCCATGTCGCCGAAGTCGATCTTCTCGTACTTCTCGGCGTCGCTGTAGATGACGCCACCGGTGTAGCTGGCGGCGCCGAGGAAGCCCGGCCCCTCGGCATCGGAGCTGCGGCGCAGCTGGGTGTACTGGTAGCCGCGCCACGGCGCGTCTCCCGCGTTCTCGATCTCGTGCACCACGCGAACGACGTAGCTGTCCCGCTCGAGGATGTAGCGCCGGACGATCGTGACGCCATTGTCCGCCGTCCAGCGCAGCGGTACCTCGATGCGGTCGGCGCCGTCCTCCAGCACATAGCGCGCCTGCTCCACCTGCCAGCGGGCCGTGTGGTCAGGGGCGCTGACGCCGTCGCCGACCAGCCCAGCCTGGGCCACGAAGAGCAGATCGCGCGTGTCCTGAAGCAGGTGATAGGGGGTCGGGTCGTCCACCGACACGGTGTGCTTCAGCAGCCGCGCCGAGCGGATATTGCCCCCCTCCGCGGTGATCTCGAGCTCGAGGAGGTCGGTGACCACCTCAACCCGCTCGGCATCGCTGTCCGGCGTCGTTTCCGTGCCCTCGGCCGCCGGGCGGTCGCGTCCCCCGCCACCGGCGGCTTCCGGGGCGTCCGGCGCCGCCCCCTGCTCCCCAACGCCGGCAGACTCGGGTGCCGCGCCTGGCGTCGCCCCCGGCTCGGACTCGGCACTGCGCTCGGCCACGGGAGCGGGCTGACTGGCCGGGCCGTAGTCCTCCTGCCATTGCGTCCAGATGAGCAGCAGGACGAGTCCGAGGGCCATGAAGAGGAAGATGCGTTGATTGTCCATCAGTGCTGACTGTCCGGATCCGAGTGGGGGACGGGATCGAAGCCGCCGGGATGCCAGGGGTGGCAGCGGAGCAGGCGGCGGAGCGCAAGATAGCCACCGCGCATGACACCGTAGTGATCGAGTGCCTCGATGGCGTAGCTGGAGCAGGTGGGGTGGAAACGGCAGTGGTGCCCGAGCAGCGGGCTGATCAGGTAGCGATAGCCACGTACCAGCGTCGTCAGGATCCTGCGCATCGCTGAGCCATCCGTCTCCAGAGCCGGTCGAGCGCGGCGGCAAGCTCGGCATTGCCGGCGTGGCGTGCCGCGGGCCGGGCCATCACCACCGCATCCACCGCGGGCAGAGCCGCCCGTTGCGCCCGAAAGGACTCCCGCACCAGCCGCTTCAGACGGTTGCGGTCGACGGCCCGTGGCGCAACCCGACGCGAGATGGCGAGCCCGAGCCGTGGCTCCGGCGCTCCCCCCGCGGCAAGCAGGGTGAAGTAGCGATCGGCAAACCGCTCAGCGCCCTGAAATACCCGCCGATACTGCGCCGGGCGAGTGAGCCGTGCGCTGCGCGGAAACGCCCGGGTACCGGG is from Spiribacter halobius and encodes:
- the rnpA gene encoding ribonuclease P protein component; protein product: MPPPGTRAFPRSARLTRPAQYRRVFQGAERFADRYFTLLAAGGAPEPRLGLAISRRVAPRAVDRNRLKRLVRESFRAQRAALPAVDAVVMARPAARHAGNAELAAALDRLWRRMAQRCAGS
- the yidC gene encoding membrane protein insertase YidC, with the translated sequence MDNQRIFLFMALGLVLLLIWTQWQEDYGPASQPAPVAERSAESEPGATPGAAPESAGVGEQGAAPDAPEAAGGGGRDRPAAEGTETTPDSDAERVEVVTDLLELEITAEGGNIRSARLLKHTVSVDDPTPYHLLQDTRDLLFVAQAGLVGDGVSAPDHTARWQVEQARYVLEDGADRIEVPLRWTADNGVTIVRRYILERDSYVVRVVHEIENAGDAPWRGYQYTQLRRSSDAEGPGFLGAASYTGGVIYSDAEKYEKIDFGDMASEDLSRDISNGWAAFIQHYFLAAVIPPRDETLRYYTRVNNGEYILGMSSPWRTVAPDERGQFETRLFVGPKEQDRLDEVAAGLELTVDYGWLTVISKPLFIALDWIHGVVGNWGWSIVLLTLGIKLVFYKLSETSYRSMARMRKLQPEMQRLRERYPDDRQKMNQELMTLYKKEKVNPLGGCLPILVQIPVFIALYWVLLESVELRQAPWILWIDDLSVRDPFYVLPLIMGATMFLQQKLNPAPMDPIQQKVMMALPLVFTVFFMFFPAGLVLYWVTNNSLSILQQWIITRRIEAADKSRNG
- the yidD gene encoding membrane protein insertion efficiency factor YidD, coding for MRRILTTLVRGYRYLISPLLGHHCRFHPTCSSYAIEALDHYGVMRGGYLALRRLLRCHPWHPGGFDPVPHSDPDSQH